The genomic interval tttttatgagacgtactgctttttaattttcttaagtacataaataattttatgtatgcatggcttttttttgtctgattcttttgcaatgattttctgtgtgtggttcacatttcaattttttgtaatattttttccgagtggtagtagtggtttttagtgattttcttgtgatttttgtatacgtatcactgtataacatatttttcttttttgtaaaatcagcactcattgcaccttttacgcgaactattatacgtgtatgtatgtcgatatgcatggatgtatgactttttcaaatcgttgacaattgtttatttccgaattacgctttaaagaatTTCTCAAGTTAAATggagtattaaatgacatttctatcttttggtttttaattatactttccttacttatttccttccttaATGAcacgaatttttatttcaatcgagaaagacagtttgtttttgcactgaatggataaatatttatgaaacatttggcgcgccgtagtccTGGTATCTAGTATTTCCCGTTCTCTATCTTTATTAGATTGTAATGCCCATCAATTGTATCTATATTATTCAGACTGTGCATTACTTACAAAATCAATGTTGACGTTggaatttgaaattaaatgtgACTATCTACACGTATTGGTCTGCTGGTGCCGAAGCACAAACCcaaaatttcggccccacaatggttctcggtggtttctgtatcttcaaagcctactaaatcaggatctgcatgatgccaccctggcacccttgggcatttaatatattcaagatggccgccaaaacatgtaatatctcagctctatgTACAGGCTGACTTGACAAGGCAAGTAACTGCAAATTCAATTGAGATTAAAATAGAagagagaaaatattaactttatAATGCAGCACAGATAATTTATAATAGTTAAGGGGTGGGGACACTTATTTGCAATCGTGTACAAGGAGGTTCATTTTTAAACAGGCAATCTAGGTCATGTTTTTCATGCATGCAATTTATGGCAAGTACAGGTTGGGTCTCCTCATAATTCTAACAAGGCTTTTGGTTTCGATACCATTGTACTGTCAGGCTCATATATGCATGGTAGTTGACAGCGTGCACGAGTATTTACGCCAAAACaacaaatttttaaagtgtTGATCACCACTGTGCCCACCATCGGCTTCAATGGGCCTATAATTTGTCAATCTTTGGCCAAATCAACCATTTATTATCGTGTCGAACACAAGGGAAAGTCAGTCAATAGAGAGTAAGTAATTTGAAAATACAAACCATGGTATACCAGAGTTTGTTATAAATCACCGGCACTCAGCCACTCTTGACTATTGAGTGAGTTGACCCGGAGGTTTGACCGATAACCTTTCCTGTAGATTAAAAAATATCAGGTGGCAGGGACGTCGGAAAATTAGCACAAGGTATCTTAGTTGAAAGAAGTTATTTTATACATAACGTCAAAACTAACAAAACTGGAGTGTTATATTTTGTTCTGCACAGCAATGCAGCATGCACCAGAATGACAGTGGACTTCACTTACATTCAATGTCTTCGTGTAGCTCTGTTTCGAATGGAAATGTTTTTCCTTGGCTGTTATCTGTCCTAATGACTTGACACATATTATTCATATGTGTCTATTGATACCTCagtttgataacattttttttaatttttgacttGCCTGTGGGCACGGGCTCCATGACAAtggattttattcttgattgcgTTTCAGCTCAAAACGTACGGTAACTACTTAAACATTATATCTCTAGGTACGTTTGATATATGATTATCGTTATTCAGAGTCCTGGCCGAGAAGAACACATGCAATATTACAAGAAACCCATGAAACAGAAATAAGCACGAAGTATCAATAGAGGGCGCGATTCCCGATCGCCCAACAGCATCCGCCGTTGAAATCGACCGAACTTGGGAGCTGGTTGAACCGCGGTGGGAAAGGTTGGCGCCAACATCATCCGGGTTCTGACATGAGGAAAATGTAGAAAGAAAAGGAAATTTCATCAGTTGCagccaaacaaaatatttgttggtgtctttgacttttttaactaaaaatattaaaaaatatgtcaacactcttgttgttgttttcaagtTGATATCGTCGTTGCTGTTTTATCTTCGTGTTTGCCATTAAAGTAGCGATGATGTTACACATACCTATCCATAAGGCCGAGCTGATACCCCGTTTAAAGGTAAGAGTAAATAAAGAGATCACAAAAATAGATTACTCTTGGAATTTACTCACATCGTCTCTCGTCGACATACCGAAAGTAAACTCGATCGTGGACACGACGGAAGTAGACTCGATTGTGGACAAGACGGAAGTGGACTCAGTCGTAGACACGGTGGAAATAGTTTCGATAGTGGAAATAGACTCATTCATGGACACCAAGGAAGTAGAATTAATTGTCGACAGGCCAGAAGTAGACTGGCTCGTGGACACAACGGAAGTAGACTCGCTCGTGGACACAACGGAAGTAGGGTCGATTGTGGACACGACGGAAGTAGGGTCGATTGTGGACACGACGGACGTGGGCTCAGTCGTTGACACGGTGGAAGTAGATTCTATCGTAGGAATAGACTCAGTCGTGGACACCACGGAAGTAGGATCGATAGTGGACAGGGCGGAAGTAGACTGGATCGTGGACACGACAGAAGTAGGCGTGGACACAACGGAAGAAGACTTGATCGGA from Ptychodera flava strain L36383 unplaced genomic scaffold, AS_Pfla_20210202 Scaffold_141__1_contigs__length_120963_pilon, whole genome shotgun sequence carries:
- the LOC139126861 gene encoding uncharacterized protein; this translates as MMLHIPIHKAELIPRLKVRVNKEITKIDYSWNLLTSSLVDIPKVNSIVDTTEVDSIVDKTEVDSVVDTVEIVSIVEIDSFMDTKEVELIVDRPEVDWLVDTTEVDSLVDTTEVGSIVDTTEVGSIVDTTDVGSVVDTVEVDSIVGIDSVVDTTEVGSIVDRAEVDWIVDTTEVGVDTTEEDLIG